In Necator americanus strain Aroian chromosome IV, whole genome shotgun sequence, the following proteins share a genomic window:
- a CDS encoding hypothetical protein (NECATOR_CHRIV.G15464.T2) produces MAFSAFGAALISSSESSDYHEVVFEFRKQPEIKRSQISAVDSAMSVSSSSLKEEDLTCKQKSILRKIEFICLDLVKQLSSTSHPNKIILRASEDDAHKQIVIFPRQGMRLAFIMQSLARIYQLITNGQQSTKRDLYYDNKKLYKNQGNFDRSISTICDLLDEPRVVLNIISSSKGIISGALAFLTKDKQLIDCRNQQVLISEYLMDHRVVSEAQFIIVVEKHAMFEKMIDEGFFECFPKSGKGYPDICTRQLLRWLVGQLAVPVYGLFDSDPHGIEIMLTFKYGSISERREGQGCCIKQMQWLGFKPSDIRSLPIVSQHFLKLRNRDFVKISKIRRRALGLDEFVVAKELDILRSLRSKLELEALSMIAPQFIIRVYLLPRLVRLLQSFSRTVQHPALETEGKA; encoded by the exons ATGGCCTTCAGCGCCTTCGGTGCCGCTCTTATCTCCTCAAGCGAGTCAAGCGATTACCATGAAGTGGTTTTTGAGTTTCGGAAACAGCCAGAAATCAAACGGAGTCAAATCAG TGCTGTGGATTCGGCGATGTCGGTTTCTTCGTCTTCCCTCAAGGAGGAAGATCTTACGTGTAAACAGAAATCTATCCTTCGCAAGATCGAATTCATCTGCCTGGATCTAGTGAAGCAGCTGTCTTCTACTTCTCATCCAAATAAGATTATTCTCCGAGC aagcgaagacgatgcACACAAACAAATTGTTATATTTCCTCGCCAAGGTATGCGCTTGGCGTTTATCATGCAATCTCTTGCACGGATTTATCAGCTTATAACCAACGGTCAACAGTCAACAAAACG TGACCTTTACTATGACAATAAGAAACTGTATAAGAATCAAGGAAATTTCGATCGTAGCATTAGTACGATTTGTGATCTTCTTGATGAACCACGCGTTGTTCTTAATATT ATATCGAGCAGCAAAGGTATTATATCCGGTGCCCTTGCTTTTCTGACAAAAGATAAGCAGTTGATTGATTGCCGAAACCAGCAAGTCTTGATATCTG AATATTTAATGGATCATCGTGTCGTCAGTGAAGCTCAGTTCATTATTGTTGTTGAGAAGCATGCGATGTTCGAAAAGATGATAGATGAAGGGTTTTTCGAATGTTTCCCTAAAAGT GGAAAGGGTTACCCAGATATTTGCACTCGTCAACTGTTGAGGTGGCTGGTTGGTCAGTTGGCTGTTCCTGTATATGGCCTTTTTGACAGCGACCCTCACG GCATTGAAATAATGTTGACTTTCAAATATGGGTCTATATCTGAGCGTAGAGAAGGACAAGGCTGTTGTATTAAGCAGATGCAATGGTTAGG CTTCAAGCCATCAGATATTCGCAGTTTACCCATCGTTAGCCAACATTTCCTCAAACTCCGCAATCGCGATTTCgtaaaaatatcgaaaattaGGCGACGAGCGCTAGGCCTTGATGAATTCGTTGTAGCAAAAGAG TTAGACATACTGCGCTCCCTTCGTTCCAAACTGGAGCTGGAAGCCCTTTCTATGATTGCACCCCAATTCATAATTCGTGTTTATCTCTTACCTCGCCTCGTAAGATTGCTGCAATCTTTTTCAAGGACGGTGCAACATCCAGCATTAGAGACAGAAGGAAAGGCATAG
- a CDS encoding hypothetical protein (NECATOR_CHRIV.G15464.T3) — protein sequence MAFSAFGAALISSSESSDYHEVVFEFRKQPEIKRSQISAVDSAMSVSSSSLKEEDLTCKQKSILRKIEFICLDLVKQLSSTSHPNKIILRASEDDAHKQIVIFPRQGMRLAFIMQSLARIYQLITNGQQSTKRDLYYDNKKLYKNQGNFDRSISTICDLLDEPRVVLNIISSSKGIISGALAFLTKDKQLIDCRNQQVLISEYLMDHRVVSEAQFIIVVEKHAMFEKMIDEGFFECFPKSVLVTGKGYPDICTRQLLRWLVGIEIMLTFKYGSISERREGQGCCIKQMQWLGFKPSDIRSLPIVSQHFLKLRNRDFVKISKIRRRALGLDEFVVAKELDILRSLRSKLELEALSMIAPQFIIRVYLLPRLVRLLQSFSRTVQHPALETEGKA from the exons ATGGCCTTCAGCGCCTTCGGTGCCGCTCTTATCTCCTCAAGCGAGTCAAGCGATTACCATGAAGTGGTTTTTGAGTTTCGGAAACAGCCAGAAATCAAACGGAGTCAAATCAG TGCTGTGGATTCGGCGATGTCGGTTTCTTCGTCTTCCCTCAAGGAGGAAGATCTTACGTGTAAACAGAAATCTATCCTTCGCAAGATCGAATTCATCTGCCTGGATCTAGTGAAGCAGCTGTCTTCTACTTCTCATCCAAATAAGATTATTCTCCGAGC aagcgaagacgatgcACACAAACAAATTGTTATATTTCCTCGCCAAGGTATGCGCTTGGCGTTTATCATGCAATCTCTTGCACGGATTTATCAGCTTATAACCAACGGTCAACAGTCAACAAAACG TGACCTTTACTATGACAATAAGAAACTGTATAAGAATCAAGGAAATTTCGATCGTAGCATTAGTACGATTTGTGATCTTCTTGATGAACCACGCGTTGTTCTTAATATT ATATCGAGCAGCAAAGGTATTATATCCGGTGCCCTTGCTTTTCTGACAAAAGATAAGCAGTTGATTGATTGCCGAAACCAGCAAGTCTTGATATCTG AATATTTAATGGATCATCGTGTCGTCAGTGAAGCTCAGTTCATTATTGTTGTTGAGAAGCATGCGATGTTCGAAAAGATGATAGATGAAGGGTTTTTCGAATGTTTCCCTAAAAGTGTACTAGTTACA GGAAAGGGTTACCCAGATATTTGCACTCGTCAACTGTTGAGGTGGCTGGTTG GCATTGAAATAATGTTGACTTTCAAATATGGGTCTATATCTGAGCGTAGAGAAGGACAAGGCTGTTGTATTAAGCAGATGCAATGGTTAGG CTTCAAGCCATCAGATATTCGCAGTTTACCCATCGTTAGCCAACATTTCCTCAAACTCCGCAATCGCGATTTCgtaaaaatatcgaaaattaGGCGACGAGCGCTAGGCCTTGATGAATTCGTTGTAGCAAAAGAG TTAGACATACTGCGCTCCCTTCGTTCCAAACTGGAGCTGGAAGCCCTTTCTATGATTGCACCCCAATTCATAATTCGTGTTTATCTCTTACCTCGCCTCGTAAGATTGCTGCAATCTTTTTCAAGGACGGTGCAACATCCAGCATTAGAGACAGAAGGAAAGGCATAG
- a CDS encoding hypothetical protein (NECATOR_CHRIV.G15464.T1), with protein MAFSAFGAALISSSESSDYHEVVFEFRKQPEIKRSQISAVDSAMSVSSSSLKEEDLTCKQKSILRKIEFICLDLVKQLSSTSHPNKIILRASEDDAHKQIVIFPRQGMRLAFIMQSLARIYQLITNGQQSTKRDLYYDNKKLYKNQGNFDRSISTICDLLDEPRVVLNIISSSKGIISGALAFLTKDKQLIDCRNQQVLISEYLMDHRVVSEAQFIIVVEKHAMFEKMIDEGFFECFPKSVLVTGKGYPDICTRQLLRWLVGQLAVPVYGLFDSDPHGIEIMLTFKYGSISERREGQGCCIKQMQWLGFKPSDIRSLPIVSQHFLKLRNRDFVKISKIRRRALGLDEFVVAKELDILRSLRSKLELEALSMIAPQFIIRVYLLPRLVRLLQSFSRTVQHPALETEGKA; from the exons ATGGCCTTCAGCGCCTTCGGTGCCGCTCTTATCTCCTCAAGCGAGTCAAGCGATTACCATGAAGTGGTTTTTGAGTTTCGGAAACAGCCAGAAATCAAACGGAGTCAAATCAG TGCTGTGGATTCGGCGATGTCGGTTTCTTCGTCTTCCCTCAAGGAGGAAGATCTTACGTGTAAACAGAAATCTATCCTTCGCAAGATCGAATTCATCTGCCTGGATCTAGTGAAGCAGCTGTCTTCTACTTCTCATCCAAATAAGATTATTCTCCGAGC aagcgaagacgatgcACACAAACAAATTGTTATATTTCCTCGCCAAGGTATGCGCTTGGCGTTTATCATGCAATCTCTTGCACGGATTTATCAGCTTATAACCAACGGTCAACAGTCAACAAAACG TGACCTTTACTATGACAATAAGAAACTGTATAAGAATCAAGGAAATTTCGATCGTAGCATTAGTACGATTTGTGATCTTCTTGATGAACCACGCGTTGTTCTTAATATT ATATCGAGCAGCAAAGGTATTATATCCGGTGCCCTTGCTTTTCTGACAAAAGATAAGCAGTTGATTGATTGCCGAAACCAGCAAGTCTTGATATCTG AATATTTAATGGATCATCGTGTCGTCAGTGAAGCTCAGTTCATTATTGTTGTTGAGAAGCATGCGATGTTCGAAAAGATGATAGATGAAGGGTTTTTCGAATGTTTCCCTAAAAGTGTACTAGTTACA GGAAAGGGTTACCCAGATATTTGCACTCGTCAACTGTTGAGGTGGCTGGTTGGTCAGTTGGCTGTTCCTGTATATGGCCTTTTTGACAGCGACCCTCACG GCATTGAAATAATGTTGACTTTCAAATATGGGTCTATATCTGAGCGTAGAGAAGGACAAGGCTGTTGTATTAAGCAGATGCAATGGTTAGG CTTCAAGCCATCAGATATTCGCAGTTTACCCATCGTTAGCCAACATTTCCTCAAACTCCGCAATCGCGATTTCgtaaaaatatcgaaaattaGGCGACGAGCGCTAGGCCTTGATGAATTCGTTGTAGCAAAAGAG TTAGACATACTGCGCTCCCTTCGTTCCAAACTGGAGCTGGAAGCCCTTTCTATGATTGCACCCCAATTCATAATTCGTGTTTATCTCTTACCTCGCCTCGTAAGATTGCTGCAATCTTTTTCAAGGACGGTGCAACATCCAGCATTAGAGACAGAAGGAAAGGCATAG
- a CDS encoding hypothetical protein (NECATOR_CHRIV.G15465.T1), translated as MRDRLVISIENYTIYCGDADENKVGGCAIAVRNDYKKEFGSTSSRCTFLRLRDHGRRKLWIVSAHAPTETAENNSKDAFYDELNALMSKIPSQQVVIVGIDANAKMGLEQQSDVLGKWYYAAERTSDNGDRLVDLSEQTGLIIASTFKRNHRRNQLTWQGSTLLTPEEQRKWKMRTLKLQLDYVLARNIPQSDIRKSRAV; from the coding sequence atgagagatcggctcgtcatcagcatcgaaaattacaccatatactgcggcgacgctgatgagaacaaagtaggtggctgcgcgatagctgtgaggaacgattacaagaaggaatttggctcaacgtcgtctagatgcacctttttacgactgcgggatcacggaagacgtaaactctggatcgtaagtgctcacgcacctacggaaaccgctgagaacaacagtaaggacgccttctatgatgaactcaatgcgttgatgtctaaaataccaagccagcaggtggtcatagtcggaatcgacgcaaatgcgaagatgggactcgaacagcaatccgatgtgctaggaaaatggtactatgcagcggagcgcacgtcggacaacggtgaccgtctggtcgacttgtccgaacagacgggcctcatcatcgcttccacgtttaagaggaatcatcgacgcaatcagctcacgtggcaggggtcaacccttttaacgcctgaagagcagcgcaagtggaagatgaggactcttaaacttcagctcgactacgttctggcgaggaacattcctcagtcagatatccgaaaatctagagctgtttga
- a CDS encoding hypothetical protein (NECATOR_CHRIV.G15466.T1), whose amino-acid sequence MNAEENSANVCLLMLEYGPGRSLAMRIPSQSASRTLQGKRSRAGDFNQEKRLRRKLHRQLQQDRDNEWTSRAMGFEKACEDRNPRKAYALLKQHSGKMKRYSPILNTANGVAVGEATLPIWKEHFKTLLNRLAPSAPELEHVHRPTYAVNEEPPTVSEVLVCIQKMKNGKSGGDDGISAEMLNYLPPSGIREIVR is encoded by the exons atgaatgcagaagaaaattccgccaacgtgtgtcttctcatgttggagtacggaccaggaagaagcttagcgatgcggattccttcacaaagtgcatccaggacgctgcaagggaaacgttcccg cgctggtgacttcaaccaggaaaagcgtcttagaaggaagctgcatcgtcaactgcaacaagaccgcgataacgagtggacgtcaagagcgatggggtttgagaaggcgtgcgaggacaggaacccgcggaaagcctatgctctactaaaacagcatagcggcaaaatgaaaagatattCCCCtatcctcaacactgccaatggggtagctgtcggtgaagcaacccttccaatttggaaggaacacttcaagaccttgctgaaccggctagcaccgtcagcccctgaactcgaacacgttcatagaccgacatacgcggttaacgaggagccaccgaccgtgtcggaggtcctggtctgtattcaaaaaatgaagaatggaaaatctggcggagacgacgggattagcgcagaaatgctaaattatcttcctccgtctgggattcgtgagatcgtgagatga
- a CDS encoding hypothetical protein (NECATOR_CHRIV.G15467.T1), protein MGFEKACEDRNPRKAYALLKQHSGKMKRYSPILNTANGVAVGEATLPIWKEHFKTLLNRLAPSAPELEHVHRPTYAVNEEPPTVSEVLVCIQKMKNGKSGGDDGISAEMLNYLPPSGIREIVR, encoded by the coding sequence atggggtttgagaaggcgtgcgaggacaggaacccgcggaaagcctatgctctactaaaacagcatagcggcaaaatgaaaagatattCCCCtatcctcaacactgccaatggggtagctgtcggtgaagcaacccttccaatttggaaggaacacttcaagaccttgctgaaccggctagcaccgtcagcccctgaactcgaacacgttcatagaccgacatacgcggttaacgaggagccaccgaccgtgtcggaggtcctggtctgtattcaaaaaatgaagaatggaaaatctggcggagacgacgggattagcgcagaaatgctaaattatcttcctccgtctgggattcgtgagatcgtgagatga
- a CDS encoding hypothetical protein (NECATOR_CHRIV.G15468.T1), with amino-acid sequence MNSHADVEVAMECNGDDHSSENENDDPKHNLRFTKELIDEIRSTKANNPGMFVSAWQEDDQGIRDADLRNTGDRFLKEAENGNVGVLRSMLDSDPDLLSVSDEDGYTALHRAAYNNHIDVVSFLLEKGADPEARTKQGWTALHSAANWGNYEVIGRLISHGVDVNARSSGSVTPLHLAISSQCENGENVFHSVRYLLQAPGIDASVESGSGDTPLDLARRTSSEVYAMLTDHLDR; translated from the exons ATGAACTCACATGCAGATGTcga AGTTGCAATGGAATGCAATGGTGATGATCACAGTAGCGAGAATGAGAACGATGACCCCAAACACAACCTGAGATTCACTAAAGAACTGATAGACGAGATCCGATCCACAAAGGCTAACAACCCAGGAATGTTCGTATCTGCATGGCAGGAGGACGACCAAGGTATAAGAGATGCAGATCTAAGAAACACGGGTGATAGATTTCTGAAGGAAGCTGAGAATGGAAATGTCGGTGTATTAAGAAGCATGCTGGACAGTGATCCTGATCTTTTGTCAGTTTCTGACGAGGATGGTTACACGGCCTTGCACAGGGCTGCTTACAACAATCATATAGACGTAGTCTCGTTCTTATTGGAAAAAGGAGCTGACCCTGAGGCGAGGACGAAGCAAGGCTGGACTGCTTTGCATTCAGCAGCCAACTGGGGTAACTACGAGGTGATCGGTCGACTCATTTCTCATGGCGTTGACGTTAATGCTCGTTCCAGTGGATCTGTAACGCCGCTTCATTTAGCTATCAGTAGCCAATGCGAGAACGGTGAGAATGTTTTCCACTCTGTTCGCTATCTGCTTCAAGCTCCAGGAATTGATGCGAGTGTAGAAAGCGGCTCTGGTGACACACCTCTCGATCTCGCACGCAGAACATCCTCTGAAGTCTACGCAATGCTCACTGATCATCTCGACAGATGA
- a CDS encoding hypothetical protein (NECATOR_CHRIV.G15469.T2), producing the protein MDDEDFNVISQIPLDDADFEYPDVDTNEPSASNVAVVNALNGTGQKKRRLIDEDPFKMPPDEIFTHALDWHMRMPLTLEEHENARGKRLHDDLAANQLLQRISHARAKRMRAMGEHFGASQHPFSDDEMEKENQVMETPPIDGSAWLGVNSDENDERFYIRYRKQSHIPRKATALANEVRSEILNKQLQKLEAEIDAVRAKKRLLAEREGQHVEAAQPEVEDEGRTGSSMWVNKYAPRVYTDLLSDDGINRHLMSWVKLWDECVFKRKIVNLPKEGSSKEKDLLTLDAGKLRRPTHKIVLLSGPAGLGKTTLANVVARQAGYAVVELNASDSRNVPDFEKALEGAVRTSRTITQGTRPNCLILDEIDGAPAEAVRFLVKAVQATGKKAIRRPIICICNNMYIPALRELRAIAMNIQVTPTSKERLIQRLTTIAELEEVRVDRFTLQRLVKLSHCDVRFSINTLQFVSILAKKERRYVSIDDIQKAVERERVGSSSIFENWSTVLDFTHHFDEKSVLKVLPERLQLIERVAVERGDERFVSGLYGNYLSVNLPMKTIRTGAEAFIYYDSIMHAVNEKQEYVLMRYVPVFYMLLHAAVATHMRVKLKFPLIDQSANQRRRESQETLATVQSWLLARHSPSALISDVLPLLVQIVQPPIRAMNQQLYSSRELEQINSVVTIMGDYHLTYAPTVVNLQVQYLFQPAIDILTMFPINDESSRCLLSNSVRQMIAHKITIFCTAGKSSDENTPPKTNTELIKEMVASAPPQSKSTSTDPTRPLFYKFNTGCSTAVKRTVRMHQLVAMECNGDDHSSENENDDPKHNLRFTKELIDEIRSTKANNPGMFVSAWQEDDQGIRDADLRNTGDRFLKEAENGNVGVLRSMLDSDPDLLSVSDEDGYTALHRAAYNNHIDVVSFLLEKGADPEARTKQGWTALHSAANWGNYEVIGRLISHGVDVNARSSGSVTPLHLAISSQCENESGSGDTPLDLARRTSSEVYAMLTDHLDR; encoded by the exons ATGGACGACGAGGATTTCAACGTGATATCTCAGATACCTCTCGATGATGCTGATTTTGAATACCC AGATGTTGATACTAATGAGCCGTCCGCATCCAATGTGGCTGTGGTGAACGCACTGAATGGGACCGGTCAGAAAAAACGTCGTCTGATAGATGAGGATCCTTTCAAAATGCCTCCCGATGAGATCTTCACACATGCCTTGG ACTGGCACATGCGAATGCCGCTAACATTAGAAGAACATGAAAATGCACGTGGAAAACGATTGCATGATGATTTAGCTGCAAATCAACTACTTCAGCGAATTTCTCATGCTCGTGCAAAAAGAATGCGAGCAATGGGAGAGCACTTCGGTGCTTCTCAGCACCCATTTTCTGatgatgaaatggaaaaggagAACCAG GTAATGGAAACTCCTCCTATCGATGGATCAGCATGGCTGGGAGTGAATAGTGACGAAAATGACGAAAG ATTTTATATCCGGTATCGAAAACAGTCTCATATTCCACGTAAAGCCACCGCCCTTGCGAACGAAGTGCGCTCAGAAATACTGAACAAGCAGTTGCAAAAACTGGAGGCGGAGATTGATGCAGTGAG GGCTAAGAAAAGATTGCTGGCAGAACGCGAAGGACAGCACGTAGAGGCAGCGCAGCCTGAAGTTGAAGATGAAGGACGGACTGGGAGTAGCATGTGGGTGAACAAATACGCACCACGAGTTTATACGGACCTGCTAAGCGATGAT GGAATAAATCGGCATTTAATGTCATGGGTGAAATTGTGGGATGAATGTGTATTCAAAAGAAAGATTGTGAACCTGCCAAAAGAAGGATCATCAAAAGAGAAGGATTTGCTTACGTTGGATGCTGGTAAACTTCGCAGGCCTACACATAAG ATTGTTCTTCTTTCTGGTCCAGCTGGATTGGGAAAAACTACGCTGGCAAATGTAGTTGCTCGACAGGCGGGCTACGCAGTTGTTGAACTAAATGCCAGTGATAGTAGAAACGTCCCAGATTTTGAAAAGGCTCTTGAAGGAGCTGTTCGAACGTCTCGTACTATTACGCAG GGTACTCGTCCTAACTGTTTGATTCTCGACGAAATTGATGGCGCACCGGCAGAAGCAGTTCGTTTTCTTGTTAAAGCTGTGCAAGCGACAGGGAAGAAAGCGATTCGGCGTCCGATCATCTGCATTTGTAATAACAT GTACATACCTGCTTTACGAGAACTGCGCGCAATCGCTATGAATATTCAAGTAACACCTACTTCAAAGGAGCGCCTTATCCAGAGATTAACTACG atcGCAGAGCTGGAGGAGGTCCGTGTAGATCGATTTACTCTACAACGGCTCGTTAAATTGAGCCACTGCGATGTGCGCTTCTCCATCAACACTTTACAATTTGTGTCTATCCTTGCCAAGAAGGAGAGGCGTTATGTATCCATTGACGACATACAAAAG GCCGTTGAACGAGAAAGAGTGGGTTCTTCGTCAATATTTGAGAACTGGTCAACGGTGTTGGATTTTACGCATCATTTTGACGA GAAGAGTGTCCTCAAAGTACTGCCCGAACGACTGCAGTTGATTGAGCGGGTAGCAGTTGAAAGAGGTGATGAGCGTTTTGTCAGTGGGCTGTACGGAAACTATTTGAGCGTGAATCTACCAATGAAAACCATTCGAACGGGTGCAGAAGCATTCATTTACTATGATAGCATAATGCATGCG GtaaatgaaaaacaagaatatgTTTTGATGAGATATGTACCTGTGTTCTATATGCTCCTTCATGCTGCAGTGGCCACCCACATGAG AGTAAAACTGAAGTTCCCTCTAATTGATCAATCCGCCAACCAAAGACGCCGCGAGTCACAGGAAACACTAGCCACGGTGCAGTCCTGGCTTCTTGCTCGACACTCTCCTTCGGCTCTCATCTCTGACGTTCTGCCTTTACTTGTGCAGATTGTTCAACCACCTATCAGAGCG ATGAATCAGCAGTTGTACAGCTCAAGAGAACTGGAACAGATCAACAGTGTCGTTACTATTATGGGCGACTATCATTTGACATATGCTCCCACTGTGGTTAATCTCCAAGTACAATATCTTTTCCAACC GGCGATTGATATTTTGACGATGTTTCCTATCAATGACGAAAGTTCCCGTTGCTTGTTGTCGAACTCAGTGCGACAGATGATTGCTCATAAG ATAACTATTTTCTGTACAGCAGGCAAATCATCGGATGAAAATACTCCCCCAAAAACCAACACGGAGTTGATTAAGGAAATGGTGGCCAGTGCACCACCACAGTCTAAATCTACATCTACAGACCCAACACGCCCACTCTTCTACAAGTTCAATACCGGTTGCAGCACGGCAGTGAAGCGAACAGTTCGAATGCATCAACT AGTTGCAATGGAATGCAATGGTGATGATCACAGTAGCGAGAATGAGAACGATGACCCCAAACACAACCTGAGATTCACTAAAGAACTGATAGACGAGATCCGATCCACAAAGGCTAACAACCCAGGAATGTTCGTATCTGCATGGCAGGAGGACGACCAAGGTATAAGAGATGCAGATCTAAGAAACACGGGTGATAGATTTCTGAAGGAAGCTGAGAATGGAAATGTCGGTGTATTAAGAAGCATGCTGGACAGTGATCCTGATCTTTTGTCAGTTTCTGACGAGGATGGTTACACGGCCTTGCACAGGGCTGCTTACAACAATCATATAGACGTAGTCTCGTTCTTATTGGAAAAAGGAGCTGACCCTGAGGCGAGGACGAAGCAAGGCTGGACTGCTTTGCATTCAGCAGCCAACTGGGGTAACTACGAGGTGATCGGTCGACTCATTTCTCATGGCGTTGACGTTAATGCTCGTTCCAGTGGATCTGTAACGCCGCTTCATTTAGCTATCAGTAGCCAATGCGAGAACG AAAGCGGCTCTGGTGACACACCTCTCGATCTCGCACGCAGAACATCCTCTGAAGTCTACGCAATGCTCACTGATCATCTCGACAGATGA